Genomic segment of Nostoc sp. GT001:
AGAGTAATTATTATATTTTCAAGCATCAAAGCAAATTGTAGATTATCTTAGATTCAACCAATACGATTGAAAGGGGCGTAGGGGATATAGATATATGAACGAATTGTAATCATAGAGAGTCTATCCACAAAAATCATCAACGCGTAGATCCCGCCAGACATCAGAAACCTGCCAGCCGGAATTGCCCACAGATTGTACTGGAGGATTATCAAGCAATGGAATATAGTCAGGAACTCTAGGCTCAGGAGTGATTACTGGTTTATCCTCAACCACAGGGGCAGTAGAATTGACAGTATTAGCTTGAAGAAGTTGGTCTTCAGCGTCTTGGATTTCCCTCATTTCCTTCAAAGTTAGCTTGTCGGATTTTTTGATGATCTTCTTGGTATGTATCTCATTAGAAGTATTCATTGGCTTTTCTCTCGAAGGCATTGGCTTAAAATTTGTCTGAGTAAAGTTGGGAGAAGTTAGGTATAAATAATTTGCACAGAATTAACAAGGTACACCAAATCGATGGAAAATACGAGTCCCTAATTGTAAGAATTTACCAATTGTGTACAAATCTGTTTTCGGGTAGATGCCCCAGCATAATCTGTTGCACAGATGCAAGTATTAAGCGTAGGCGTAGCTCGCCGCAGGCATCGCTTCTTGATCGTGACTGTAGTTCAAGACTGTTTTGCGTTTTTGACTCCTAATAAGCAGATAATGGATGGTTAAGAGTTCTCGCTCATTAGGAACAGCGTTAAGAAACTTATCAGGTGAGAAAGGCACAATCTTAGTAGTAGATGACGAAGCCAGCATTCGCCGAATTTTACAGACGCGGTTAGAAATGATTGGCTACAGCGTAGTTACAGCTAGTGATGGTGAAGAAGCTTTGTCAGCTTTTCGCCTGTTGACCCCTGATTTAATAGTTCTGGATGTAATGATGCCAAAGCTAGATGGCTACGGTGTATGTCTTGAATTACGGAAACAATCAGATGTGCCAATCATTATGCTTACAGCCTTGGCAGATGTAGCAGATCGGATCACTGGGCTGGAATTAGGGGCTGATGATTATATGGCGAAGCCTTTCTCACCCAAGGAATTAGAAGCTCGGATTGCCTGCGTACTAAAACGGCGCTCCCACAAAACCAGTATCAATACTATTCCTAACTCTCTTATAATCCATGTGGGCAATCTCAAAATCGATACAAGTAGGCGGCAAGTTCATAAAAATGAGCAACGCATTCGATTGACAGGTGTGGAGTTTAGCTTATTAGAGTTATTAGTTAATCATTCGGGAAAGATTTTTTCAAGGGTTGAAATATTACAGCAATTGTGGGGTTTTGTACCAGAGATGAATACAGACACCCGTGTGGTAGATGTGCATATTTCACGATTGCGGACAAAGGTAGAATCCGATCCCAATAACCCAGAATTAATTATTACAGCAAGAGGTAGCGGTTATTTTTTCCCACGAATTATTGATTTAGAGCAGGAATAAAAAAAAATATGAGTATGCTCATCCTAATTACAGGCATAAGTAAAGGTCTAGGTTATGCGATGACCGAGGGTTTTATTCAACAGGGGCATACTGTTATTGGTTGCGCCCGTTCATCAGATGTTATTGATAAAATACGCCAAAAGTTTAGTGCTACCAACGATTTCACATCTGTAGATGTAGCAAATGAACAGCTTGTAAAAAAATGGGCACTCTTCGTACTTCAAAAATATTCACCGCCAGATATAGTAATTAATAATGCGGCAATTACCAATTATCCAGCGCCTTTGTGGGAAATACCATCTGAAGAATTTTCGGATCTAATAGATATCAATATCAAAGGAGTAGCGAATATAATTCGCCATTTCGTACCAGCAATGGTGAAAAACAAACGGGGCATTATTGTCAACTTTAGTTCTGGCTGGGGACGTTCGACTTCACCCCAAGTTGCACCATACTGCGCTTCTAAGTGGGCAATAGAAGGATTAACTCGTTCTTTGGCACAAGAATTGCCGAATGGTATGGCAGCTATACCCCTTAATCCAGGGATTATTCATACAGATATGCTCTCTATTAGTTTTGGAGAAGAAGCTGCTAATTATACACCCGTGTCCGATTGGGTATTGAAAGCTGTGCCATTTATTCTCAATTTAAAACCCAAAGATAACGGGATTCCCTTGACCATTTCATGAGATTGATCATGCGTGAATTGTTTTGACCAGTTACGAAAAAACGGGCTGATCNNNACTGTATTGGTTTATCGCCCAGAGGCACAGGAAATTAGTACAATTTTTGAATACTGGAGTTTTCATTTGAAAAAGCATTTGAGCCTAAGTCTACCTATAGCACCAAGCCGAAAACTGAAGATTACGATCCTAACAGTAGGTTCAAGGGGAGACTTGCAACCATACTGTGCTTTAGGTATTGGGTTAAAACGTGCGGGGCATAAGGTGAAGGTAGCAGCGCATGAAAACTTTGAGTCGTTTGTTAGAAAGTTTGATTTAGAGTTTGCACCGATCGCTGGCAATATGGAAGAGTTTCTGCAATCCAAGCAAGGGCAGCGATTGATTGCGGGAGAGAAGTTGAAAAAAGAAGAAGCAGATAAGCTTTTACTTCAACAGTTGGAATCAGGTTGGCAAGCGTGTCAGGGAAGTGAAGTGATTATCTACACACCGTTAGCTACCTTTGGATATCACATCGCAGAGAAATTAGGCGTACCCTGCTTTTTTGCATCAGTTCTACCGTTGACTCCCACAGGGATGTTTGGGTTTTTGAGATTTGCTCAAATAACTAAAAACCCGCTAAAGAAATTAATCAACTATGGCAGCTACTTACTAGTAGAGTTTTTGTACTGGCAAAAATATCGTCCACTGCTCAATCACTTCAGAACAGAAACTTTGAAATTGCCGCCTTTACCATATTTGGGCAGACGCTTCAGACGGAAGACTCCAGCAAATGTATCACGAATCCCTGTATTGTACGGGTTTAGTTCGCACGTCATCCCAAAACCCCATGACTGGCCTGTATGGGTGTATGTAACTGGGTTTTGGTTTGTTGACCAAGCCTCCGAATATGAGCCACCTCTGGAACTAGAAGATTTTCTGGGACGAAAGCAATTGCCTTTGTGTTTTGGGTTTGGGAGCATAACGATGCCCAATCCAGAATATCTCACACATTACATCGTGGAAGCTCTAAAGAAAACCCATCAAGGCGGGATTATATTATCAGGATGGGGTAATGTTGGAAGAACAGTGAATATAAAAGATTCGCTACGAGTGTTTGTGATCAAGGAAGTTCCCCATGATTGGCTGTTTCCCCAAGTGCCAGCAGTAGTACATCACGGAGGAGCTAGTACAACGGCGGCAGTGTTACGTGCAGGGACACCATCAATTACTGTACCTTTTTTTGCAGATCAACCAGTTTGGGGTGAAAAGCTAACTCGTTTGGGAGTCAGCCCTGCGCCGATACCGTACAAGAAAGTGTCAGATAAAACTTTAGCAGCAGCGATTGAAATCGTATTGGGCGATGAGGTGATGCGGTGTAAAGCCCAGGAGTTAGGCCAGAAGATTAGAGATGAAGATGGTGTGGCGAATGCGGTTGTTGCATTCCATCGGCATTTGGGGTTGATTGGGTGAGAAATCCCACACAATTAAAATACATCATCACACCCACAACAGCAGTAAATGTCCCAAGTTAAAGTTGATACCGTACTCTGTGTCAACGGCAGTGTCCTAATGGTTTTTTACACGCCAGGGCATTGCTGGCAGTTTCGGATTATCAGCCGGACAGGTGGCATATTCGGAGAACAAAAGATTTTTTACACGGCGGAGGCAGCACTGAGAACTGGGTTAGAGTGGTTGCGGGATGAACGGTGATGAGTGCGTATATGCGATCGCCCGCCGTTCGCGCTAGCGTCTCCATTAGCTTACGTCCTACTGTAGGCAGTAAGCGTAGCCATGCCGTCAGGCTTATCGCTCTGGTAACTAGATAATATTTTCTAGCCAGTCACTTGGGGATAGGTTCATTGTCAGATTGTTTTAAATTTCTCTTGCTGTAATCAGAGCATAATCATAAATTTTTGGGCTGATTCTTGTTCCTTTACTGATTAAATCATCTAAAATATTCTTGACATTATCAATCAATCCTTGCTCTTTTGCTAAGATAATCACTCCAACTAAACCAATAATTGGCAAGCCTCTACTAATAGCAACTTTTCTCCCAGCTTTTTCATCAATTAAAAGTTGATCTGCTTTTAATTCTTCTGCCAAAATAATTGCCGAACATTCTCCTAAATCCAAGTCGGTTTCTAATTGTAATTGTTCAATGAGTTGGTTACTACTTATAGAAATAACTTCTAGCCATAAGGCTGATTTTACGGCTAAAACTGCGGGATGATCCCCCGTTGTTAATTCTGCATAGACTTGTTGAGGAATTATTACTCTACCAAAAACAGCCTGAAGCAAGTCTAATTTACCAACTTTAGAAAGTTCACTTAATGGGGTTGTATCTGAGACAACAATCATAGATTATTGCCTTGCAATTTCACTTTTGCTTGATTAACTTCTTGCTGAAATTCCTCTAAAGTCATACTATCGTCAAATAGGGATATTTCATGCTTAGACATTAAATGTATTACGTCTAGTCTAGGAATTCCTAGTAATTGACTAGCCTTACCACTGCTAATTTCTCCATATTTAAGTAGAGTCATTACATAAGCTTCTTTGGCTTTAGTTTCTGCTTCTTCTCTAATGGTATTATTAACAGAATGAACGGGAATAGTAAATTCTACTTTAGTCATAATTCCAGAATATTTTCTTTGTAATGTTTCATTTTCAACAGGGTTGATATTATATAATATATCGTTTTTNNNTCGGCTAAAGTCGAGNNNTTCGGCGATTCCAACTAAGGGGGATTGACGTAAAAACTCTACGAGNNNNGTGGGTTGTTCTGGGTGGGTGTTCTGTGTAGTCAGGCTTTGAGCAAGGTCTGATAAGGCTTGAATTCACCTATTATCCGCTTGAGGCGACCGACTGTGGCACTGGTTGAGGCTGTTCCGATGCTGACAACTCGGTTATGGAGAGAGAGCGAATCAACTCTCGAATCACATCAGTTGCAGGTCTACCTGTACTTGCACAATATTTTTCAAGTTTTTCGCTTTCAGCAGATGCAAGATTTATTGTGATTCGTTTGATAGCCCATTTTTTGTTCATGACTTGCCCTAATAATTAAATTTAATGAATTATCTAGACTTTAAATGCCTTGTGCAATACTTAACAAATATATAGATGTTAACCACAGCATACTTGCCGTAAAACTATTTTTAGCACATCCCTCCCCAGAGTATTTACTTGTCCCCAAAACTTCACTGATAAATCATTTATATGAACTTTAGAACATTTGAAGCTTGTATTTTTTGTAAATATTGTTAAGCAAAGCGCAATTGGAGTAAGCCTTGCAAGAGGGGTATAATCAGCAACTATTGCCAATTGAATTTAGTAGAGCTTATCTTCATACAATTGCATTTAATATTCATTTGCTCTTTACCCAAAGGTAAAAGTGACTAACTACTCTGAATATAGACTTTCATTCAAGCACTATATTTAACTCTATAACTTAACGAAACCTTAATAGGTCTAGAAAATTTTCTAGACCTATTAAGGTTTAATAATTTTGGTTCTTCAGTATCTGTTATGTCAAATTATTAGTTAGATATCAAAACTAGGCTCGAAAATAAAGCTCAAAAGCCCGAATCAGTGCTAAACCCATAAAAAACTAGTAAATAATGTTGATTTTTCTTGCCTAGTAAAGGTTTCATGACTTTTTTGAAGGTAATTTAGCATGATATATTCAAGGGATATCAAGAGATAGCCGCAGTGATGAGAGTGGGTTTTGGAGCGATTGACCTCATGCAGTGCTTCATGCGATCGCTGTAGGCAAGATTTGCAGTACTTATACAGAGGTATAAATAGTAGCTAAAGTATAAACTGAATACTGGTAAAAGATGATTATAGTAAATTTATATACTCTATTGATGTGAATAACTCGTTAGAGTATTTTTGTGAAAGTGCGTCTACCGTAAGCGATCACCTCCAATGCTGCCCCTGCTACACCGTCCTCCACAGCTTACGATTGCTCTGTTGGGTTAATGCACTTGACCAAATGCGTGATAACCAGTGGTTTACACGAACACAAATGATGAGGTTGTATTCGGTCTAATCCTTATAGGATAAAGGTTTCAAGATTTCTAGTTCTTTTTGCATAAAGTACAAAATTTTAGCTGAAGAATATTACATACCAAAGGAATTATGTGTAAAACAAGGACAAGCTTTAAAAGTCCTTTATTTAATCCCCTATTTACAAACGCTGCTCTGGACTTCATGCCCCAGGGCAGTTTTTTCTTGTACAGAGGTAGGTGTCTCAAGAGGGTTTTGCAGCCACTGCCAACAATCGAATTCTACGTGCAGTGCGTTGTTGACTCGCTGTAACCGTAAAATTGCATTACAGTCCGTAAAAGCGTTAACCTCAAGTGTAGCAAGCATAAACACTTGAGATATGCGGTGAAAAGCAGTGTAGTGTTAATCAATAATCTTTAAAAATAGCAAATTACCCTTTTATTAAAAAATATTCAGTAATCAATAAATTATTTATGAGTATAGATTTACTAGAATTTTTCCAGCGAACAGACCCCAGCCGGACTTTGTACATCAATCAAGGTTCAGATAAAAAGTACTACATTGACTTTTCCTCAGTCAGAGGCGGCGATATCATCGGCAAGCTAAAGCAGAAAATTACGTTCTTCAAAGCGAACGAACCGACCTGCACGTTATTCACTGGTCATATCGGCTGTGGGAAATCGACAGAGCTAGTCAGGTTGCAGGTGGAACTGGAAGAATTAGACTACCACGTAGTATATTTTGAGTCAAGTGAAGACTTAGAAATGACGGACGTGGACATTGCAGATGTTTTGCTAGCGATCGCCCGTCGTGTGAGCCAAAGCCTGGAGAAAATCACACTCTCCGAGCCGAACAAATTCCATGAACTACTGCAAGGCGCATTGAGAGCGCTAGATTCGGAAGTGACGGGGTTTAAGGTAAAAACACCAGCAGGTGATGTTGGGTTTTCCACAGAAAAAGAGAAGTTCTCTCTAGCGCTGGGAATTGGTGAAATCACAACCAAGACGAAAAGTGATCCTCAACTGCGGGAGAAGCTCAACCAATACCTGGGGCTACAGAAGACCAGACTGCTGGAGGCGATTAATCGAGAACTCCTAGAACCAGCGATCGCCAAACTTAAGCAGCAGGGTAAAAAAGGATTGGTGGTGATTGTTGATAACTTAGACCGCATAGATAACCGGATTAAACCGTGGGGTCGGCCGCAGCAAGAGTACTTGTTTGTGGATCAGGGAGAGTTTTTGACAAAGCTCAACTGCCATTTGGTTTTCACAATGCCGCTGTCGTTAAAATTCTCTGATGATTACGGAACGTTAACCCAGCGTTTCCCGGAAGACCCAAAGGTACTGCCGATGGTTCCAGTGCAATGGCCAGACGGCAGTGTGCATCTTGAGGGGATGGCGCTGATGAAGCAGATGGTACTGGCAAGGGCATTTCCCGATTTGCAGCCAAAGGAACGGTTAAACCAGATTAGTGAAATCTTTGACAGTACAGAAACGCTAGAACGGCTATGCAGTTTGAGTGGTGGTCATGTGCGAGATTTGCTCAGGTTGCTCAATACTTGGATTCAGGAGGAAATGAGGTTTCCCCTCTCGCGTAACACATTGGAGCAGGTGATTCGCGCACGTCGCAATGAGATGGCAATGCCGATTTCAGATTCGGAGTGGGAATTGCTGCGTTATGTTAAGCAAAGGAAGAAAGTCAGCGATGACCAAGGATACCAAAAGCTAATCCGTAGTAGATTTGTGTTTGAATATCGAGATGGCGGTGAATCCTGGTTTGATGTCAATCCAATTTTGGCAGAGGCAAGTGAGTTAAGTCGTTGAAGGAGCAGTTCACTAAAAAGGGGGAAAGGGTAAGGAGTAAGAGGTAAAGGAAGTAATTATTAAACAGATAATACCCACTACATAGTGCGTTTGCCTTTACCGTCTGGTAAATAGAAAAATCAGCATACAATTACCTGAAACCCCTGTTTTTTAATTAACTGGTTTCCTTTGCCTTTCCCCTTACCCTTTAACCTTTCCCCCTCTTGTTCATTGAAATTGTATGAGTACACAGCATCCAGTAAATGAACTACAAGATAATGAGCGATCGCTACAGCAGCTAGCTTGGACGCTTCAAGCTTCTGCGGGAAAGTTTAAGCTGATTTGGGCGCGGTGTAATTACAGTGATTTACGGACTCGCTTGATAGAAAGGTTAAGCGAAATCTGTAAAATTAAGATTCAGGTATTGCAACTTAAGGAATCGGAAAGAACGCTGTTTACTGCAATCCGTGAAGAATTACAGCCAAATACCCAAGCGTTGATGATTGTGGGCTGGGAATCATTGCATGATTTACCGCAGATGTTGACAAGTGCTAATCAGGTACGCGAGGAATTTCGCAAAAACTTGTCTATTCCAGTAGTGCTGTGGATTAGTGAAGAAGTCCACCACACCATCATGGAGATTGCTCCTGACTTGGAAAGCTGGGGAACTAGCAGAAGTTTTGCGATCACGCCTGATGATTTAACCCAATTCATTAAGCAACTGGCAGATGAATATTTTGATAAGAACTTAAGTATAAATGACTACTGTATATTAGAGTTAGAATTAGAGGCAGCACAGAGAGATATTTTGGCTGATAGCCCAGAAATCGAGGCTAATTTAGCACCACTGTTAGGTTTAGTAAAGCAAGTTAACAATAAAATAGACGAAGCTTTAGAGCATTACCAAAAAGCTAGACTGCTGTGGCAACAACTGAATAGTTCAGAAAAACAAGTCAGAATTCTTGGTGAAATAGCTTACTGTTATTACCTTAAAGCTTTTAAAAATAAAGATATTAGCCATCCAGATTGGCAAGCAACTCGGCAGTATACCTTTGAATACATTACATTTCTCAACAAAGCTAATAGGCAAGATTTAGCTGCTAATTCTATTGCCAAATTTGGTAATATTTTGCGTGATTTGAAAGAGTGGGAGCAACTCAAAAATTTAGCACAGCAGGCTTTACAAGTACACCAAGCTAACATTCAGCCAATAGAATTGGCGAAAGATTACGAGTTTTTAGCCCAGGTAGCACTGGCTCAGAAATGCTGGAGTGATGCTAAAGAGTTGGCACAAAAAGCAAAAGATATCTTACCAGTAACTTCTGCCATAGAAGCAACAGATAGTTCAGTTGTTGTGTCTAAATTCGCAGAAGAACCAAGTACTCTATACGATTTAAGCCTGTATTACTTTATTTTGGCGCAGGCTGAATATGAATTAGGCTCACCCCAACAGGCAATTAAAAACTTAGAAGTTGCAAGAGATGTTAGCAGCCCTATAAAAGATTTGCAGTTACACCTGGATATTCTCAGTTACTTGCAAGGGCTGTACTTTCAGAAAAAAGAATATCTCAAAGCATACAATACAAAACAGCAGCAGAGGTCTATTGAACAGCAGTTTGGATTACGGGCGTTTATCGGTGCAGGAAGGTTACAGTCAACCAAGCAGGCTCAAATAGCCCTGAACAAAACTTATATTCAAGAAAGCATTGCCCCTGAAATTACTGCATCAGGTCGGTTACTAGATATTGAACGATTAATTGAACGACTAGGACGGCATGATCATAAACTAATAGTCATTCATGGACAATCAGGAGTTGGTAAAAGTTCATTAGTAAATGCAGGATTAGTTCCAGCTTTAAAAAATAAAAGCGTAGGCATTCAAGACTATCTACCTGTAGCAATGCGAGTTTACACCAATTGGGTGGAAGAATTAGCAAGGCTAATGTGGGAGGCATTGCAACATAAAAATAATAGTGGACAAGAACAACTTTTAAAAGTTAAGGATTTGACTTCAGAGAGCCAAACTAAAGTTTTAATCACTCAACTACGTAAAAATGAGCAGCAACAGCTACGGACGATCCTAGTTTTTGACCAATTTGAAGAATTTTTCTTTGTTTACACAGAAGAAAGCCAAAGGCAGCATTTCTTTGAATTTTTAGGTGAATGCCTAAATATTCTGTCTGTAAAGGTAATTTTGTCGTTGCGGGTTGATTATTTGCATTATTTGCTGGAGTGCAATCGTTTAGAGAGCATGGCAATTATTGGTAAGGATATTCTTAGTAGTAATGTACTTTATGAATTAGGGAATTTTTCGCTTGATGATACCAAGTCAATTATTGAGCGTTTGACCCAAACTACTGCTTTTCACTTAGAACCTACTTTAATTGAGCAATTAGTCACAGATTTAGCAAGAGGATTAGGCAAAGTACGTCCCATTGAATTACAAGTGGTAGGAGCGCAATTGCAAACAGAGAATATTACAACTCTGGGAGAATATCATCAACGTGGGACAAAAGAAGAACTAGTAAAACGCTATTTGGCAGAGGTAGTAAATGATTGTGGGATTGAGAATCAACAAATAGCAGAGATATTATTGTATTTGCTGACAGATGAAAAAGGAACTCGTCCTTTAAAAACTCGTGTGGAACTAGAACGAGAGTTACAAGCATTAGCCGCATATGCCACAACAGATAGTAATAGATTAGATTTGGTATTAGAAATTTTTGTCAAATCTAGTGTAGTAGTTCTGTTACCAGAGAACCCATTTGACCGTTATCAGTTAGTACATGATTATTTAGCAGCTTTTATTCACCAGCAACAAAAGCCTAAACTGAATGAGTTGATGGCAGAATTAGAAAGGGAAAGAAAGCAACGTCAGCAAGCTGAAGAAGAACTGAAACAAGCATTAGCAAGAGAACTGGAAAGGGAAAAAAAGCAGCGTCAGCAGACTGAAAAGGAACTAAAGCAGTCAGAAGAAGCCAAACGAATTTTAGCAGAGGCTAACCGAAAAGCAAGACAACTAATTCGTACTGGCTCAGGAGTGTTATTTACCTTCCTGGCTTTGGCAGGAATTACCGCAATATTTGCTAACCGAGCTTATCAAATGAGTAACGAAGCCCAGGTAGGTGCAAGATTAGAACGGCAAGGAATTACAGCTTGGCAAAACTTTCAAGTACAAGAAATTGAACCCTTGCTGTTAGCAATGCAGGTAGGGCAAGAGCTACAAAAGATGGTTAAAGATGAGCGTCCACTAAAAGAATATCCAGCTGGTAGTCCTCAGTTAGCCTTAAAAACAATTGTGGACAATATTCACGAAAAAAATCGACTCAAAGGGCATACCAATAGAGTCAACAACGCTACTTTTAGCCCGGATGGCAGACGCATTGTCACTGCCTCAGATGACAATACCACAAGGGTGTGGGACTTATCTGGTCAACAATTAGTCGAACTCAAAGGGCATACCAATAGAGTCAACAACGCTACTTTTAGCCCGGATGGCAGACGCATTGTCACTGCCTCAGATGACAATACCACAAGGGTGTGGGACTTATCTGGTCAACAATTAGTCGAACTCAAAGGGCATACCAATAGAGTCAACAACGCCAGTTTTAGCATGGATGGCAAACGCATTGTCACTGCCTCAGATGATAATACCGCTAGAGTGTGGAACTTATTTGGTCAGCAATTAGTCGAACTCAAAGGGCATACCAATTATGTTTACAATGCTACTTTTAGCCTGGATGGCAAACGCATTGTCACTGCCTCAGATGATAATACCGCTAGAGTGTGGGACTTATTGGGTCAGCAATTAGTCGAACTCAAAGGGCATACCGATTTGGTTAATAACGCCATTTTTAGCCCGGATGGCCAACGCATTGTCACTGCCTCAGATGACAACACCGCCAGAGTGTGGGACTTATCTGGTCAACAATTAGCAGAACTCAAAGGGCATACCGATTTGGTTAATAACGCCATTTTTAGCCCGGATGGCCAACGCATTGTCACTGCCTCAGATGACAACACCGCCAGAGTGTGGGACTTATCTGGTCAACAATTAGCAGAACTCAAAGGGCATACTAATACAGTTATAAATGCCATTTTTAGTCCAGATGGCCAACGCATTGTCACTGCCTCAGATGATAATACCACCAGGGTGTGGGACTTATCTGGTCAACAATTAGTCAAACTCAAAGGGCATACTAATAGAGTCAACAACGCCATTTTTAGCCCGGATGGCAGACGCATTGTCACTGCCTCAGATGATAATACCACCAGGGTGTGGGACTTATCTAGTCAGCAATTAGTCGAACTCAAAGGGCATACTAATAGAGTCAACAAAGCCATTTTTAGCCCGGATGGCAAACGCATTGTTACTGTCTCAGATGACAATACCGCTAGAGTGTGGGGCTTATTGGGTCAGCAATTAGTCGAACTCAAAGGGCATACTAATAGAGTCAACAAAGCCATTTTTAGCCCGGATGGCAAACGCATTGTTACTGTCTCAGATGATAATACCACCAGGGTGTGGGACTTATCTGGTCAACAATTAGCCGAACTTAAAGGGCATACCAGTAGAGTTAACAACGCCAGTTTTAGCCCGGATGGCAAACGCATTGTTACTGTCTCAGATGATAATACCACCAGGGTGTGGGACTTATCTGGTCAACAATTAGCCGAACTTAAAGGGCATACCAGTAGAGTTAACAACGCCATTTTTAGTCCAGATGGCCAACGCATTGTCACTGCCTCTTGGGACAACACCGCCAGAGTGTGGAACTTGTCTGATCAGCAATTAGCAGAACTCAAAGGGCATACTAATACAGTTATAAATGCCATTTTTAGTCCAGATGGCCAACGCATTGTCACTGCCTCATATGACAATACCGCTAGGGTGTGGGATTTATCTGGTAAGCAGTTAGCAGAACTCAAAGGGCATACCGATTTGGTTAATAACGCCATTTTTAGTCCAGATGGCCAACGCATTGTCACTGCCTCAGATGATAATACCGCTAGAGTGTGGGACTTATCTGGTAAGCAGTTAGCAGAACTCAAAGGGCATACCGATTTGGTTAATAACGCCATTTTTAGTCCGGATGGCCAACGCATTGTCACTGCCTCATTAGACAAAACCGCCAGGGTGTGGGACTTATCTGGTAAACAATTAGACGAACTTAAAGGGCATACCAATAGAGTCAACAATGCCATTTTTAGTCCGGATGGCCAACACATTGTCACTGCCTCAGATGACAACACTGCCAGGGTGTGGCGGGCTGATAGTCTTGATGAATTGTTATTTCGTGGTTGTCAATGGCTGAATGAGTATCTGGTGTTCAATCCTAAAGATTTACAAACTTTAACGGTGTGTCAAAATAAATCAAATTTGATGGCAGCAGCACGGTTTATGGTTCAAGAGGGTGAAAAAGAAGCTAGAACAGGCAATATTGATAGTGCGATCACTACCTTCCAAATAGCCTTGAAATGGAATCCTAATCTCAAATTTGACCCTAGGGCAAAAGCAGCAGAGTTTGCTAGTAAAGGTAAAGGGGAACGCTTGAGGGAGCGACAAATGTGACTTAAAGGACAGTACGGTTCAGTTAACGCTCAAACAATTGT
This window contains:
- a CDS encoding DUF3368 domain-containing protein yields the protein MIVVSDTTPLSELSKVGKLDLLQAVFGRVIIPQQVYAELTTGDHPAVLAVKSALWLEVISISSNQLIEQLQLETDLDLGECSAIILAEELKADQLLIDEKAGRKVAISRGLPIIGLVGVIILAKEQGLIDNVKNILDDLISKGTRISPKIYDYALITAREI
- a CDS encoding SDR family NAD(P)-dependent oxidoreductase → MSMLILITGISKGLGYAMTEGFIQQGHTVIGCARSSDVIDKIRQKFSATNDFTSVDVANEQLVKKWALFVLQKYSPPDIVINNAAITNYPAPLWEIPSEEFSDLIDINIKGVANIIRHFVPAMVKNKRGIIVNFSSGWGRSTSPQVAPYCASKWAIEGLTRSLAQELPNGMAAIPLNPGIIHTDMLSISFGEEAANYTPVSDWVLKAVPFILNLKPKDNGIPLTIS
- the rpaB gene encoding response regulator transcription factor RpaB; amino-acid sequence: MVKSSRSLGTALRNLSGEKGTILVVDDEASIRRILQTRLEMIGYSVVTASDGEEALSAFRLLTPDLIVLDVMMPKLDGYGVCLELRKQSDVPIIMLTALADVADRITGLELGADDYMAKPFSPKELEARIACVLKRRSHKTSINTIPNSLIIHVGNLKIDTSRRQVHKNEQRIRLTGVEFSLLELLVNHSGKIFSRVEILQQLWGFVPEMNTDTRVVDVHISRLRTKVESDPNNPELIITARGSGYFFPRIIDLEQE
- a CDS encoding glycosyltransferase, with protein sequence MNCFDQLRKNGLIXTVLVYRPEAQEISTIFEYWSFHLKKHLSLSLPIAPSRKLKITILTVGSRGDLQPYCALGIGLKRAGHKVKVAAHENFESFVRKFDLEFAPIAGNMEEFLQSKQGQRLIAGEKLKKEEADKLLLQQLESGWQACQGSEVIIYTPLATFGYHIAEKLGVPCFFASVLPLTPTGMFGFLRFAQITKNPLKKLINYGSYLLVEFLYWQKYRPLLNHFRTETLKLPPLPYLGRRFRRKTPANVSRIPVLYGFSSHVIPKPHDWPVWVYVTGFWFVDQASEYEPPLELEDFLGRKQLPLCFGFGSITMPNPEYLTHYIVEALKKTHQGGIILSGWGNVGRTVNIKDSLRVFVIKEVPHDWLFPQVPAVVHHGGASTTAAVLRAGTPSITVPFFADQPVWGEKLTRLGVSPAPIPYKKVSDKTLAAAIEIVLGDEVMRCKAQELGQKIRDEDGVANAVVAFHRHLGLIG
- a CDS encoding AAA family ATPase yields the protein MSIDLLEFFQRTDPSRTLYINQGSDKKYYIDFSSVRGGDIIGKLKQKITFFKANEPTCTLFTGHIGCGKSTELVRLQVELEELDYHVVYFESSEDLEMTDVDIADVLLAIARRVSQSLEKITLSEPNKFHELLQGALRALDSEVTGFKVKTPAGDVGFSTEKEKFSLALGIGEITTKTKSDPQLREKLNQYLGLQKTRLLEAINRELLEPAIAKLKQQGKKGLVVIVDNLDRIDNRIKPWGRPQQEYLFVDQGEFLTKLNCHLVFTMPLSLKFSDDYGTLTQRFPEDPKVLPMVPVQWPDGSVHLEGMALMKQMVLARAFPDLQPKERLNQISEIFDSTETLERLCSLSGGHVRDLLRLLNTWIQEEMRFPLSRNTLEQVIRARRNEMAMPISDSEWELLRYVKQRKKVSDDQGYQKLIRSRFVFEYRDGGESWFDVNPILAEASELSR
- a CDS encoding CopG family transcriptional regulator, producing the protein MNKKWAIKRITINLASAESEKLEKYCASTGRPATDVIRELIRSLSITELSASEQPQPVPQSVASSG
- a CDS encoding UPF0175 family protein, whose translation is MTKVEFTIPVHSVNNTIREEAETKAKEAYVMTLLKYGEISSGKASQLLGIPRLDVIHLMSKHEISLFDDSMTLEEFQQEVNQAKVKLQGNNL